A region of Ammospiza nelsoni isolate bAmmNel1 chromosome 8, bAmmNel1.pri, whole genome shotgun sequence DNA encodes the following proteins:
- the MFSD13A gene encoding transmembrane protein 180 isoform X2, with product MGLRLLACLFHLPTAVIYGSLSLFVSILHNVFLLYYVDTFVSVYKIDKLSFWIGETVFLIWNSLNDPLFGWLSDRVFLSTQQAGAEISSPEVVLKRLRALSHNGPLFAISFLSFWVSWAHPGLQFLLCLCMYDSFLTMVDLHHNALLADLAVSAKDRTSLNFYCSLFSAIGSLSVFMSYAVWNKEDFFSFRIFCVLLALCSIVGFTLSTQLLRQRFQADGKAKWDQESTLKELYIEKLSVPQERRITLAEYLQQLSRHRNFLWFVCVNLVQHLLSDQISVSTGSFLLGVSYIAPHLNNLYFLSLCRRYGVYAVVRGLFFLKLALSVVMFLAGPDQVYLLCIFIASNRVFTEGTCKLLNLVVTDLVDEDLVLNRRKQAASALLFGMVALVTKPGQTFAPLIGTWLLCEYTGYDIFQRNPLNNVVSAQPKLEPAMALEPTLRQGCFYLLVFVPIACALLQLLSWSQFSLHGKRLQVVKAQRQSLTQGQAPEVKTI from the exons ATGGGGCTGCGACTGCTGGCTTGTCTTTTCCATTTGCCCACTGCAGTGATCTATGGGTCTCTGTCGctctttgtttccattttgcaCAACGTGTTCCTCCTGTACTACGTGGACACCTTCGTCTCTGTTTACAAGATTGATAAACTGTCCTTTTGGATAGGAGAG acAGTGTTTCTGATCTGGAACAGCCTCAATGACCCTCTGTTTGGCTGGCTGAGTGACCGAGTATTCCTTAGCACACAGCA ggcaggagcagagatttcGTCCCCTGAAGTAGTTCTGAAGAGACTCAGAGCACTAAGCCACAATGGCCCGCTCTttgccatttctttcctttctttctgggTTTCCTGGGCTCATCCTGGTTTGCAGTTCCTCCTTTGCCTTTGCATGTACGACAGTTTTCTCACCATGGTTGACCTCCATCACAACGCCTTGCTTGCAGACCTGGCTGTTTCAGCAAAAGACAGGACTAGCCTCAACTTCTACTGCTCCCTCTTCAGTGCCATAGGCTCCCTGTCTGTCTTCATGTCCTATGCAGTGTGGAACAAGGAGGACTTCTTTTCCTTCCGCATATTTTGCGTCCTACTGGCCCTCTGCTCCATTGTTGGTTTCACCCTGTCCACACAGCTGCTCCGCCAGCGTTTTCAGGCTGATGGGAAAGCAAAATGGGACCAGGAATCAACCCTGAAAGA GCTGTACATTGAGAAACTCTCCGTCCCCCAGGAGAGGAGGATCACCCTGGCAGAGtatctccagcagctctcccgGCATCGCAACTTCCTCTGGTTTGTCTGCGTGAATCTCGTCCAG CACCTGCTGTCAGACCAGATCTCTGTCTCTACTGGATCCTTCCTGCTTG GTGTTTCCTACATTGCCCCCCATCTCAACAACCTCTACTTCCTGTCGCTCTGCCGCCGCTATGGGGTTTACGCTGTGGTGCGAGGACTCTTCTTCCTGAAGCTGGCTCTGAGTGTTGTCATGTTCCTGGCAGGACCTGATCAGGTGTATCTGCTCTGCATCTTCATTGCCAG CAACCGCGTGTTCACAGAAGGGACCTGTAAGTTACTCAACCTGGTGGTCACTGATTTGGTGGACGAGGATCTAGTCCTGAACCGTAGGAAGcaggcagcctcagccctgctctttGGGATGGTGGCTCTGGTCACCAAACCGGGCCAGACCTTCGCCCCTCTGATTGGCACCTGGCTGCTCTGTGAGTACACAG GCTACGACATCTTCCAGCGCAACCCCCTGAACAACGTGGTGAGTGCCCAGCCGAAGCTGGAGCCTGCCATGGCCTTGGAGCCGACTCTTCGCCAGGGCTGCTTTTACCTCCTGGTCTTTGTGCCCATCGCGTgcgccctgctgcagctcctcagctggtCACAGTTCAGCCTGCATGGGAAGCGCCTGCAGGTGGTGAAGG
- the MFSD13A gene encoding transmembrane protein 180 isoform X1, protein MGLRLLACLFHLPTAVIYGSLSLFVSILHNVFLLYYVDTFVSVYKIDKLSFWIGETVFLIWNSLNDPLFGWLSDRVFLSTQQAGAEISSPEVVLKRLRALSHNGPLFAISFLSFWVSWAHPGLQFLLCLCMYDSFLTMVDLHHNALLADLAVSAKDRTSLNFYCSLFSAIGSLSVFMSYAVWNKEDFFSFRIFCVLLALCSIVGFTLSTQLLRQRFQADGKAKWDQESTLKELYIEKLSVPQERRITLAEYLQQLSRHRNFLWFVCVNLVQVFHCHFNSNFFPLFLEHLLSDQISVSTGSFLLGVSYIAPHLNNLYFLSLCRRYGVYAVVRGLFFLKLALSVVMFLAGPDQVYLLCIFIASNRVFTEGTCKLLNLVVTDLVDEDLVLNRRKQAASALLFGMVALVTKPGQTFAPLIGTWLLCEYTGYDIFQRNPLNNVVSAQPKLEPAMALEPTLRQGCFYLLVFVPIACALLQLLSWSQFSLHGKRLQVVKAQRQSLTQGQAPEVKTI, encoded by the exons ATGGGGCTGCGACTGCTGGCTTGTCTTTTCCATTTGCCCACTGCAGTGATCTATGGGTCTCTGTCGctctttgtttccattttgcaCAACGTGTTCCTCCTGTACTACGTGGACACCTTCGTCTCTGTTTACAAGATTGATAAACTGTCCTTTTGGATAGGAGAG acAGTGTTTCTGATCTGGAACAGCCTCAATGACCCTCTGTTTGGCTGGCTGAGTGACCGAGTATTCCTTAGCACACAGCA ggcaggagcagagatttcGTCCCCTGAAGTAGTTCTGAAGAGACTCAGAGCACTAAGCCACAATGGCCCGCTCTttgccatttctttcctttctttctgggTTTCCTGGGCTCATCCTGGTTTGCAGTTCCTCCTTTGCCTTTGCATGTACGACAGTTTTCTCACCATGGTTGACCTCCATCACAACGCCTTGCTTGCAGACCTGGCTGTTTCAGCAAAAGACAGGACTAGCCTCAACTTCTACTGCTCCCTCTTCAGTGCCATAGGCTCCCTGTCTGTCTTCATGTCCTATGCAGTGTGGAACAAGGAGGACTTCTTTTCCTTCCGCATATTTTGCGTCCTACTGGCCCTCTGCTCCATTGTTGGTTTCACCCTGTCCACACAGCTGCTCCGCCAGCGTTTTCAGGCTGATGGGAAAGCAAAATGGGACCAGGAATCAACCCTGAAAGA GCTGTACATTGAGAAACTCTCCGTCCCCCAGGAGAGGAGGATCACCCTGGCAGAGtatctccagcagctctcccgGCATCGCAACTTCCTCTGGTTTGTCTGCGTGAATCTCGTCCAG GTTTTTCACTGCCATTTTAACAGCAACTTCTTCCCTCTGTTCCTGGAGCACCTGCTGTCAGACCAGATCTCTGTCTCTACTGGATCCTTCCTGCTTG GTGTTTCCTACATTGCCCCCCATCTCAACAACCTCTACTTCCTGTCGCTCTGCCGCCGCTATGGGGTTTACGCTGTGGTGCGAGGACTCTTCTTCCTGAAGCTGGCTCTGAGTGTTGTCATGTTCCTGGCAGGACCTGATCAGGTGTATCTGCTCTGCATCTTCATTGCCAG CAACCGCGTGTTCACAGAAGGGACCTGTAAGTTACTCAACCTGGTGGTCACTGATTTGGTGGACGAGGATCTAGTCCTGAACCGTAGGAAGcaggcagcctcagccctgctctttGGGATGGTGGCTCTGGTCACCAAACCGGGCCAGACCTTCGCCCCTCTGATTGGCACCTGGCTGCTCTGTGAGTACACAG GCTACGACATCTTCCAGCGCAACCCCCTGAACAACGTGGTGAGTGCCCAGCCGAAGCTGGAGCCTGCCATGGCCTTGGAGCCGACTCTTCGCCAGGGCTGCTTTTACCTCCTGGTCTTTGTGCCCATCGCGTgcgccctgctgcagctcctcagctggtCACAGTTCAGCCTGCATGGGAAGCGCCTGCAGGTGGTGAAGG